Genomic window (Apodemus sylvaticus chromosome 22, mApoSyl1.1, whole genome shotgun sequence):
AAAGCTTTTCAAGATTTCTCCAGGCAAAGCAACACGCCAGCAATTTGCTTTTGCGGCGTGTGGGCGGACGGATGTTTAAATTTAGAGCCAACAAAAAGACTTTGCTGAGAAATCTATATGCTCCTTGCTTCTTGAGCGTTAGTGGCATGAAATCCTAATCTTTCCCCTTGGAGAATGCCGACTTGGAGAATGCTTGGAAACTCGTTTCCTCCGGCTCTGTCGACTCTCATCATACTTTGTATGCGTGTCTTTTCTTTTACACCACCGAGAAATCATTTTGGAAGAAACGAGCTTCGTACGACTGGATGGAAGTTTGATAAGGAGTCATTAACTCAAGGAAAGAGAGGGTatatttattgagaaaaatgcctgAGCTGTCTAAGGACTTTAGTGTGTAAGCAGAAGtggggctttttttcttttttttcagaaccGTCAGCAGCAGGCACAGAAAGGCTTCTAGGGTGGAGTTCTCAGGACTATCAACCTCTGAGGAAGAGGCTCAAGGCAGCAGTGTCTCCCAGTATCTGCCCACGACTTTCCCAGTCAGTGAAACTTCTCTCAGGAAGTCATGGTGAGGCTTTCTGATTTGGATGCAAGAGTCACCCTGCAGGACAGGTCTTCCTCCTATTTTCCCCTGAGCCTTGGTGAGAATCAGGGGTTCCAGGCATTAGCTGGGACCGGATAAGGGTTCCAGCATCCTCTGGGTCTCAGCAAGGGTCAGGGAACAGGGACAGGCATCAAGTTGAATGTCCAGGAAGGTGAGGGTGGGACTCAGAGCATTTTATTTTCAAGGGGGTTCACAGTGTTAATGTTCACATTTAATCTTTGCTGTCTTAGGGAATAGCAGAGATTAAATGATGTAGCCATACTACAAAGGAATGGAAAATATGGAGTATGTACACAGTGGGGATTCAGCCATGAAGAATGAGATGGGTCTAGGGAgaaggctcagtcagtaaagttcttacacacacacacacacacacacacacacacacgagctcacatacaataaaaaaacaaataaataaataaaaattaaaaaataaaataaaataaatccccaGAGGCCAtatttaaaagccagaagatctggcgcagcctgcaatcccagcaataGGAAAGTGAAAACAATCCTAGACCTGATCCCTAGACTTGCTGACAGCCTGCGTATTCTAACTTGTAAGCTCTAGGCCCTGGCTCAAGAAACAAGATGTAGCAGGCATGGtgacagtgcacacctttaacccaagcAGAGGcgagtgaatctctgagtttgagaccaacctggtctacataatgagttccaggccagccaaggctacccccaaaaaagagggagggggagaaggaaagaaaggaacaaaagacagaaagaagatggGTGTACAGGTCCTGAGgaaactgacctctgacctccacacatgtgttcacacctacacacacacaggaagcccCACACAAAAGAAGGAGGTTATGTCATTCTTGAAAAATAGATGAAACTGAAGATAATCGTGTTAAACAGATCATGTCAGTCTCAGAAAGACAGATACTGCATGTTTTCTCTGACTGGTGGGTCCTAGATTTTACATAGTTGCactgaactctgtgtgtgtgtgtgtgtgtgtccgtgtgtttgtgtgtgtgtgtgtctaagaaaATAAAGAGACCAAACAGgataggagaggagaaaagggcaggtagggggaatggggggggggatacGCTCAATTTATAGTCTCTACTTTTAAGGATTGAAAAGGTTTTAATTTAATGGCTCACCgttcagagcacttgctgagGACCAGGTTCCGGTCTCGTCACCTACGACAGCCCAtaactgtccataactccagtctAGGAaaccagcgccctcttctggcctctgtgggtactgcatgcacatggtaccaCATACAGgaaggcaaaatactcatgcaaataaataattagaaaaacacaaatgaataCCGTTTAATTCTTTTAAGTATTCTGCAAGGTGAGCAGTAACTACTGTAAATGAGATTTGTCCCTCAATacccaaaaggaagaaaatgaaaataagagggaaggagaaaaaaattgaaatgaggGTTGAGATTTAGTTCAGTTGACCAATGCTCACTTAGGTTACTAACTCCCGGTTGTTATCCccataccaaaaacaaaaaacaaaaaaacatgtgtGTGGTGCATTCCTGTCATCCCTGCACTTAGAAGGTaggaggagaatcaggagttcaaaaatGTCCTTGATCAGccttgggagggggagggggaggggaggggaaaagggggaggggggaaggggaaggggagagaaagggggaggagggagaaggggagggggagggggaaagggaggagaaggaggaggaggaggaggagaaggaagaagaggaggaggaggaggaggaggaggaggaggaggagaaggaagaagaggaggaggaggaggaggaggaggaggagaaggaagaagaggaggaggaggaggaggaggaggaggaggagaaggaagaagaggaggaggaggaggaggaggaggaggaggaggaggaggaggaggagaaggaagaagaggaggaggaggaggaggaggaggaggaggaggagaatcccagaactcgggaggAAGGGGCAGCCCAATCCCTGTGCGTTAGAGGTTATCCTGGTCCAAAAGTGTGCCTTAGCCAAAGCCAGGTACACACCAAGTGAATATTAATTCTTATTGCCATCCCAGTCCACAGCTAGGACACAAAGCCCCCACACACTGGGACTCAAGCACCGCCTACCAGATCCTGAAGCTCCGAGAGGCGCACTGTCCCTTTAACGCCTAGAGGGCTCCTTTGCAGCGCGGAACCTAAGGCTCTGGCACTGCAGCGGCCTACGGACCTTAGATCCAACGGACCGGAAGCGGAAGCTCCCGCCGGCGGGCTGAGTTGCTCGCTGAGACCGCTCTCTGGTGTATTTTGTGTGCTGAGCGCTGGTTGCTGAGGATTTTGGGCCCTCAGTAGTGATCCAGCCATCTCCAGTCCTGCACGGTCCGGGTTCCCGGGTGAGCTGGGCGGGTTTCTCTCATCCGCAGTATCTAGAAGTGGAAGACCGCTGATCGCGGGAATGGCCGTAGTCACAAGCAGCGTGGCGGGACAAAGACACCAACAAAAGCATGCATGAGCATATGCACACTCGCTTTTGAGTTGGGCCGTGGTAGTGATAATAGGGTCTCCcccgtgtagcccaggctggcctcgaactcgggaTCCTCCCTTGTGTTGGCAtgacagatgtgtgccaccaccgccttgcAGCTGGAAATGGGTTGCTTGAGGTTTCTGCTTTGGAGCTCTGGGTTGTATGTGACTGATTGCTCcgtcccttttttcttttctctttaaactaAAGCTTCCACTGAAGAACGGAGCCATGGAAGACAAACCACTGGTAGTATCCAAACAGAAGACAGAAGTGGTATGTGGTGTGCCCACCCAGGTGGTCTGCACGGCCTTCAGCAGCCACATTCTGGTTGTGGTGACCCAATTCGGGAAGATGGGCACGCTAGTCTCCTTGGAGCCCAGCACTGTGACCAATGACATCAGCAAGCCAGTGCTCACCACAAAAGTCCTCCTCGGACAGGACGAGGTAATGGAGTTGAGGGAATCTTTCTTTCTGGTGCCATTTGTCCATATGCACCCAAGGTGTGCACAGTGAGCATTTTCCAGCATCTTTCTGGACTGAGGGTGTCCTGGCTGGCCCTAGTGATACTTTTCCCCCCGGCGTGTCAGCATTTTACCTCACACTCGGAGGTATTGATTGTTATGACGCAGCCGTCTCCTCAGATTGACCCTGTCATGGTGGCTTTATGTTTATGTCTGCTTCTTGAGTCTTGACAGCAGTCCCTATTGCCGGCATGTCTGTCTCGATTACGGGTATGAGAGACGGCGGGCAGAGGCACCAGGGAAAAAGTGATGCCTCATGGGCAGTTCGCTATGTCTGCATTATGCATTCCTCTTGGTGTTCTGAATCACTGCTGCCTTAGCTTAGGTGATTTAGGGGAAATCGTGAGATGCTGGTCTGGGTTCCTTAAGGAAGCTGTATTAGGAAAATACAGTGTTTGACCTGAGTGTGACTATACACTCTTGTAATCCTGTCAGAGGGAGGTGTAGTAGAAAAATCGCTACAAGTTGGTGATCAGACTGAGCTGTGTGAGCATGAGGCGGGCTAGGCATAGATCCTGCTCTCCCTGCATAAAAAGCTAGGCATAGATCCTGCTCTCCCTGCATAAAAAggtgcaggggagggggaggaggaagaggaagaagaaataaactaCTGGTTATGGTGACATGCTGGCtgctgtagtcccagcacttgggaggtggaaccAGGAGGATCAGGGTTCAGTTTCATTCCCGTAAGTCTAGCTTGAGCTACACGACACCCTCTATTAAAAAGGCAGggagcagccgggcggtggtggcgcacgcctgtaatcccagcactctaggaggcagaggcaggcggatttctgagtcgaggccagccttgtctacagagggagttccaggacagccagggctacacagagaaaccctgtctcgaaaaaaccaaatccaaaaaaaaaaaaaaaaaaaaaggcagggagCATTgcgatggctcaggggttaaaaggTATGCAAGCTTGAtattctgagttcagtcccaTAATCCCACAGTGGACAGAGAAAGCTGACTGCCACAAGTTGTActctcatatatgtgtgtgtgtgtgtgtgtgtgtatgtgtagtggaCACTAATATAGTCATGTGCACATTTGATCTTGGCACTTGGGAGATGATTAAGGTAGACCTAATCTACATAGCAGGTTCCAGATCAGAGCTACCCAGTGAGCTCTTTACCTCAACAAGTTAATAAATCAGTGCATAGTAGGCTCTTGTCTCTACAAagacgaatgaatgaatgaatgaatctaagCAGTGGCACCTGAGGAAGTAGCTGAGTTTGTAAAGTCCTTGCAAGCACAGCCTGAGTCGGATCCTCAGAGCTCACATAAAACATTAAGTGCAGGGCTTGGTGCAGCCGGCCTttcctcccagcactggggaggccggCACAGGCCGGTCTCATCTACATACCAAGTTCTAGTGAGGGCTgcgtagagagaccctgtctcagaaaacaaagacaaaaactctGCGACTGCGTACATTCCCGGAAGGAAGGGACAGCAGGATCCTGGGGCTGGTCAGGCTGGCTGGTCTAATTAGTGATGTGACTTACAGGTCAATAAAAGATCCTGACTCAGAGAAGATCATTGGTGTTCTGAGGATGGTTTCTGAGGTTGTCCTTAGGCCTCGTCATAGACGCACATGCGCacactcattaaaaaaaagaacaaagccagatggtggtggcacaagcctgtaatcccagcactctgggaggcagaggcaggtggatttctgagttcgaggccagcctggtctacagggtgagttccaggacaaccagggctacacagagaaaccctgtctcgaaaaaacaaacaaacaaacaaaaaactggatgTGATAGCACATGTctggagtcccagcactcaggaggctgaagcagggggattgccatgagttcaaggccaacctgggctatatgagtTCCGTGATACTATAGGAAATGACaacctgtctttaatttttttttttttttttttttttttttttttttttttggttttttggtttttttttggatttggttttttcgagacagggttcctctgtatagccctggctgtcctggaactcactctgtagaccaggctggcctcgaactcagaaatccgcctgcctctgcctcccagagtgctgggattatacgtgtataccaccactgcccagcggacaacctgtctttaaaataaatgagatttcCTGTGGTCATGGCCctgtcttctttccctccctccccagcctctcATCCATGTCTTTGCAAAGAACCTGGTAGCATTTGTGTCACAAGAAGCAGGAAACAGAGCCGTTCTCCTGGCCATGGCTGTGAAGGACAAGAGTATGGAGAGGCTGAAAGCCTTGAAGGAAGTGATCCGGCTGTGCCAGGTGTGGTGACCTGCAGGCAGCAGTGCCAGGCACTCAGATGTGTGGACGCTCAGTGGGCGGGGTCTTTGAGACCCCTCTCTCCAGCGCCCTGTTATTCTCTGTTAACCCTCAAAGCCAGAAGGAACTCAAGTCTCCGGA
Coding sequences:
- the Psmg3 gene encoding proteasome assembly chaperone 3 is translated as MEDKPLVVSKQKTEVVCGVPTQVVCTAFSSHILVVVTQFGKMGTLVSLEPSTVTNDISKPVLTTKVLLGQDEPLIHVFAKNLVAFVSQEAGNRAVLLAMAVKDKSMERLKALKEVIRLCQVW